The following coding sequences lie in one Kribbella sp. NBC_00709 genomic window:
- a CDS encoding CBS domain-containing protein, whose amino-acid sequence MRTSELMTTPAITVLGETPVSEALGLLDRNQITAMPVVDRQSRLIGVVSEADLIPDALLVQDHVPSHPMKASISGRPRRVAELMVNLVMSVGADEDLDAAIDLLRTSMVKSLPVVEGDHVVGVISRSDVIHYLAGRDTRIRNEILDLLRERDLDWQVEVDDGIVHVRGAIGELERERAEAIAGSVRGVIAVHAA is encoded by the coding sequence ATGCGGACCAGCGAACTGATGACGACGCCCGCGATCACGGTGTTGGGTGAGACGCCGGTGAGCGAGGCACTTGGCCTGCTCGACCGGAACCAGATCACCGCAATGCCTGTCGTCGACCGGCAGAGCAGGCTGATCGGGGTGGTGAGCGAGGCAGATCTGATCCCTGACGCGCTGCTGGTCCAGGACCATGTGCCGTCGCACCCGATGAAGGCCTCGATCAGTGGCCGCCCGCGCCGGGTCGCCGAACTGATGGTCAACCTCGTGATGAGTGTGGGCGCCGACGAGGATCTCGACGCAGCGATCGATCTGCTCCGGACATCGATGGTGAAGAGCCTGCCGGTCGTGGAAGGCGACCACGTCGTCGGTGTGATCAGCCGCAGCGACGTGATTCACTATCTCGCCGGACGGGACACGCGGATCCGCAACGAGATCCTCGACCTTCTCCGCGAGCGAGACCTCGACTGGCAGGTCGAGGTCGACGACGGCATCGTTCACGTGCGCGGCGCGATCGGCGAACTCGAGCGTGAGCGCGCCGAAGCCATCGCCGGCTCTGTCCGCGGCGTCATCGCCGTCCACGCGGCCTGA
- a CDS encoding CBS domain-containing protein, with protein sequence MLIREVMTTPAATLTTASSTAAALQLMQQEQARSLPVVDRRGTLIGIVCQADLVRNRGPAGDRTSLPSGRVPGTTLSDQVGAVMTHHIVSVGPDEEIQVAVDLMQSMVLEEVPVVENDRVVGTVYRSDLIRLLLGPSRTFGLEASAGTPPSKRPADADLVTPPS encoded by the coding sequence ATGCTGATCCGCGAAGTCATGACCACCCCTGCGGCAACCTTGACGACGGCGTCGTCGACCGCGGCAGCTCTGCAGCTCATGCAGCAGGAGCAAGCACGCTCGCTCCCTGTCGTCGACCGCCGCGGGACCTTGATCGGCATCGTCTGTCAGGCAGACCTGGTCCGGAACAGGGGACCGGCCGGCGACCGCACCTCGCTCCCGTCCGGGAGAGTCCCCGGTACGACGCTGTCCGACCAGGTCGGTGCCGTCATGACACACCACATCGTCAGCGTCGGTCCTGACGAGGAAATCCAGGTGGCGGTCGACCTGATGCAGTCGATGGTGCTGGAAGAAGTGCCGGTCGTCGAGAACGACCGAGTGGTCGGAACCGTCTACCGGTCCGACCTCATCCGCCTACTCCTCGGGCCGAGCCGCACCTTCGGGCTCGAGGCATCCGCCGGCACGCCGCCCTCGAAACGGCCTGCCGACGCTGACCTGGTCACTCCGCCGTCATGA
- a CDS encoding GyrI-like domain-containing protein, producing the protein MRTLLIESQELAGRSTVVRRGTMTVPEMQAWFSNVYGEIASILRKRGIAPAGPPFARYRVLPGRRFEVEAGFPVAESVRPDGTVRVSSLPAGPAAVTVHVGPYDQLGSTYAAVAEWLRLRGATPAGDPWEIYLDPPEGDSADWRTEIVQPYHPALDVE; encoded by the coding sequence ATGCGCACACTGCTCATCGAGAGCCAGGAGCTGGCTGGACGAAGCACCGTGGTCCGGCGCGGGACGATGACCGTCCCGGAGATGCAGGCGTGGTTCTCCAACGTGTACGGCGAGATTGCCTCGATCCTGCGGAAGCGGGGCATCGCGCCGGCCGGGCCGCCGTTCGCGCGGTACCGCGTCCTACCGGGTCGCCGCTTCGAGGTCGAGGCGGGCTTCCCGGTGGCCGAATCGGTACGCCCGGATGGAACGGTGCGAGTGTCGAGCCTTCCCGCTGGACCGGCCGCTGTGACTGTTCACGTCGGACCGTACGACCAGCTCGGCTCCACCTACGCCGCGGTCGCCGAGTGGCTCAGGTTGCGTGGGGCAACGCCTGCTGGTGACCCGTGGGAGATCTACCTCGATCCGCCCGAAGGCGACTCCGCTGACTGGCGCACCGAGATCGTCCAGCCGTACCACCCAGCGCTGGACGTCGAGTAG
- a CDS encoding universal stress protein, with amino-acid sequence MTTSIVAGYDGSPAGEAAVWWAAAEAERRQSRLRLTYALPLPFMSSPLGVPTVPLPTERLRETAEHLLAELARRVREVWPELAVDAVVTFAGATQALLQEATTADLVVVGSRGLGEFRDLAMGSVSAHVATHASCPVVVVPPHWEPGRTGSGIVVGVDGSKRSLEAIEFAFEQAEATHSGLTVVMAWHDPVSSGPDDPLPLVYDLDVLEEESSALLAESMAGQRNQHPDVPLRAELVHGTAREVLTEAGESAELLVVGSRGLGAFRGLLLGSTSRALVHHPPCPTAIVR; translated from the coding sequence GTGACCACCAGCATCGTTGCCGGGTACGACGGCTCGCCGGCCGGCGAGGCCGCGGTCTGGTGGGCGGCGGCCGAGGCCGAGCGCCGGCAGTCGAGACTCCGGCTCACCTACGCGCTACCGCTGCCGTTCATGAGCAGCCCGCTCGGGGTACCGACCGTTCCACTGCCGACCGAACGTCTCCGCGAGACGGCCGAACATCTTCTGGCCGAGCTCGCCCGGCGGGTCCGCGAGGTCTGGCCCGAGTTGGCCGTCGACGCCGTCGTGACCTTCGCCGGCGCCACGCAAGCCTTGTTGCAGGAGGCAACTACTGCCGATCTGGTCGTGGTCGGTTCGCGCGGCCTGGGCGAGTTTCGCGACCTGGCGATGGGATCGGTGTCGGCGCATGTGGCGACGCATGCCAGTTGTCCCGTGGTGGTCGTGCCACCACACTGGGAGCCGGGCCGGACCGGCTCCGGAATCGTCGTTGGCGTCGATGGCTCGAAGCGCTCACTGGAAGCGATCGAGTTCGCCTTCGAGCAAGCTGAGGCCACGCATTCGGGCTTGACGGTCGTGATGGCGTGGCACGATCCGGTGAGCAGCGGGCCGGACGACCCACTGCCGCTGGTCTACGACCTCGACGTGCTCGAGGAGGAGAGTTCCGCGCTGCTTGCCGAATCGATGGCCGGCCAGCGGAACCAACACCCGGACGTGCCGCTCCGCGCAGAGCTCGTCCACGGCACCGCCCGCGAAGTGCTGACCGAAGCCGGCGAGTCCGCCGAACTGCTGGTGGTCGGCTCCCGCGGGCTGGGCGCGTTCCGTGGCCTGCTCCTCGGCTCCACCAGCCGCGCCCTCGTCCACCATCCACCCTGCCCGACAGCGATCGTCCGCTGA
- a CDS encoding MBL fold metallo-hydrolase — protein sequence MRETDTPRRPVPGAGLIVRTVETPSLGDRSYLVHDGEVAFVVDPQRDIDRVLEVLRADDVRLTHVFETHIHNDYVTGGLALARATGATYLVNGDDKVSFERTPIHDGQIVEIGDRMRVRAIHTPGHTFTHLSYALTELDEPVAVFTGGSLLYGATGRPDLLGPGHTEALVRHQHASAHKLVETLPDPTGVYPTHGFGSFCSATQSEATASTIGQEKRTNPVLTQDEEDYVRELLAGLGAWPAYYAHMAPANAVGPSAPDLSLPAKANATELRRRIEAGEWVVDLRARTAFAAGHAHGTLNFGLNGAFSTYLGWLITWGTPVTLLGETAAQVTEAQRELVRIGIDRPAAQATGGPEQWSIDAPVSFPTATFADLEQVRHHREVVILDVRRTEEYDSARIRDAVNVPIHELPQRIAEVPSGEVWVHCAAGYRASIAASFLDAAGRSIVAVDDQFENAAKAGLDLVRPEA from the coding sequence ATGCGAGAGACCGACACGCCACGCCGGCCCGTACCGGGTGCGGGCCTGATCGTGCGCACTGTCGAAACACCTTCGCTGGGCGACAGGAGCTATCTCGTCCACGACGGCGAGGTGGCATTCGTCGTCGACCCGCAGCGTGACATCGACCGTGTCCTGGAGGTTCTCCGTGCCGACGACGTTCGGCTGACGCACGTCTTCGAGACCCACATCCACAACGATTACGTCACCGGTGGGCTCGCGCTAGCGCGGGCGACGGGAGCGACGTACCTGGTCAACGGCGACGACAAGGTCTCGTTCGAGCGCACCCCGATCCACGACGGCCAGATCGTCGAGATCGGCGACCGGATGCGGGTGCGTGCGATCCACACGCCGGGTCACACCTTCACCCACCTGTCGTACGCCCTGACCGAGCTCGACGAGCCGGTCGCGGTCTTCACCGGTGGATCACTGCTGTACGGCGCGACCGGGCGCCCCGACCTGCTGGGCCCCGGCCACACCGAGGCGCTAGTGCGGCATCAGCATGCCTCGGCGCACAAGCTCGTCGAGACGCTGCCCGACCCGACCGGGGTCTACCCCACGCATGGATTCGGCTCGTTCTGCTCCGCGACCCAGTCCGAAGCTACCGCGTCGACGATCGGCCAGGAGAAGCGGACAAATCCCGTGCTGACCCAGGACGAGGAGGACTACGTCCGCGAACTGCTGGCCGGGCTCGGCGCGTGGCCGGCGTACTACGCCCACATGGCTCCTGCGAACGCGGTCGGACCCAGCGCTCCCGACCTGTCTCTGCCCGCGAAAGCGAACGCCACCGAACTGCGTCGTCGCATCGAAGCCGGCGAATGGGTCGTCGACCTGCGCGCCCGGACCGCTTTCGCGGCCGGTCACGCGCACGGGACGCTGAACTTCGGGCTGAACGGCGCGTTCTCGACGTACCTCGGCTGGCTGATCACCTGGGGAACGCCAGTGACCTTGCTCGGAGAAACCGCGGCGCAGGTCACCGAAGCGCAGCGGGAGCTCGTGCGGATCGGCATCGACCGGCCCGCGGCCCAGGCGACCGGCGGACCGGAGCAGTGGAGCATCGATGCACCCGTCTCGTTCCCGACCGCGACCTTCGCCGACCTCGAGCAGGTCCGTCACCATCGCGAAGTTGTGATACTGGACGTCCGCCGGACCGAGGAGTACGACTCCGCGCGGATCCGGGATGCAGTCAACGTCCCGATTCACGAGTTGCCACAGCGGATCGCGGAGGTCCCGTCCGGCGAGGTGTGGGTGCACTGTGCCGCCGGCTACCGGGCATCGATCGCCGCATCGTTCCTGGATGCCGCCGGACGCTCGATCGTTGCGGTCGACGACCAGTTCGAGAACGCCGCGAAGGCCGGACTCGACCTGGTCCGCCCGGAGGCGTGA
- a CDS encoding metal-sensitive transcriptional regulator produces MDLEPTEIKPIVTRMKRAHGHLGSVIRMMEEGSDCETVLTQLAAVNKALSRAGYAIVATGLQHCLTDDDSDVDVAKMEKLFLALA; encoded by the coding sequence ATGGACCTCGAACCGACTGAGATCAAGCCGATCGTCACACGCATGAAACGGGCCCACGGGCATCTCGGCAGTGTGATCCGGATGATGGAAGAAGGATCTGACTGCGAAACCGTCCTGACCCAGCTCGCGGCCGTCAACAAGGCCCTCTCCCGCGCCGGCTACGCCATCGTCGCCACCGGCCTGCAGCACTGCCTCACCGACGACGACAGCGACGTCGACGTGGCAAAGATGGAAAAACTCTTCCTCGCCCTGGCATAA
- a CDS encoding SLC13 family permease, whose translation MPSGSWRPACSDRHASSIDWNVVFVLLPTMIIVGILRRTGMFEYVAIWAAKRAKGSPLRIRPRIGGTATLIGDPPNIIIIIASRSGLTFDDFLIHLTPVIGIAAPYLWLRYFVLSWRSPAIPAARMPNSATRA comes from the coding sequence TTGCCGAGTGGCAGCTGGCGACCAGCTTGCTCAGATCGACACGCATCGTCCATCGACTGGAACGTCGTCTTCGTGCTCCTGCCGACAATGATCATCGTCGGCATCCTCCGCCGTACCGGCATGTTCGAGTACGTCGCCATCTGGGCAGCCAAACGCGCGAAGGGATCACCACTGCGCATCAGGCCTCGAATCGGCGGCACCGCGACACTCATCGGCGACCCACCCAACATCATCATCATCATCGCCAGCCGATCCGGACTCACCTTCGACGACTTCCTCATCCACCTGACACCAGTCATCGGCATCGCGGCGCCGTACCTCTGGCTGCGGTACTTCGTCCTGTCCTGGCGATCACCGGCGATACCCGCCGCCAGGATGCCGAACTCAGCAACAAGGGCGTGA
- a CDS encoding DUF4389 domain-containing protein, translating into MATSVAYPVHVNAALDPKASRWLWLVKWILVIPHYVVLAFLWIGFMVSSVIAFFAILFTGRYPRAIFDYNVGVMRWSWRVTYYAYGALGTDKYPPFTLKDVEDYPAHLSVDYPAQLSRGLVLVKWWLLAIPHYIVVGVFVGGGAWAVDRTDNWQWNLSGGGGLVGILVVIAAVILAFTGAYPRSLYDIILGMNRWALRVAGYAALMTDVYPPFRLDMGGSDPTLVVPAGSGDEPQLDG; encoded by the coding sequence ATGGCAACATCGGTCGCTTATCCCGTGCACGTGAACGCCGCGCTGGATCCGAAGGCGTCGAGATGGCTCTGGCTGGTGAAGTGGATCCTCGTGATCCCGCACTACGTCGTACTGGCGTTCCTGTGGATCGGCTTCATGGTCAGCTCTGTCATCGCATTCTTCGCGATCCTGTTCACCGGTCGGTATCCGCGCGCGATCTTCGACTACAACGTCGGGGTGATGCGGTGGTCGTGGCGAGTGACGTACTACGCCTACGGCGCGCTCGGCACGGACAAGTACCCACCGTTCACACTGAAGGACGTCGAGGACTATCCCGCCCACCTGTCCGTCGACTACCCGGCGCAGTTGTCGCGCGGCCTGGTCCTGGTGAAGTGGTGGCTGCTCGCCATCCCGCACTACATCGTCGTCGGTGTCTTTGTCGGCGGTGGAGCCTGGGCCGTGGACCGGACCGACAACTGGCAGTGGAACCTCAGCGGCGGTGGCGGTCTCGTCGGCATCCTGGTCGTCATCGCGGCCGTGATTCTCGCCTTCACCGGCGCCTACCCCAGGTCGCTGTACGACATCATCCTCGGGATGAACCGCTGGGCCCTACGGGTCGCCGGCTATGCGGCCCTGATGACCGACGTCTATCCACCGTTCCGCCTCGACATGGGCGGCAGCGACCCGACCCTCGTCGTACCGGCCGGCTCGGGCGACGAACCACAACTTGACGGCTAA
- a CDS encoding DUF4386 domain-containing protein — protein sequence MSTTRRTAMIAGIFFLGTEITSIPALLLYRPVLRDGNYLVASSSDSRVLLGGFLELLLVVTVIGTAVTLYPVVKRQNHSIALGYVCGRLLEASIIVVGAVSVLTAVTLRQDLGGTADSAGVGVATVERSLVAIHDWTFLLGPSWVLGINSVLLAYLLYRADLVPRAITFLGMAGGTLVTLSATAMLFGVYGQSVHTVLALPVFVWEVSVAIWMIARGLKPSASSPPVVEGKTPLPLG from the coding sequence ATGAGCACCACCAGGCGTACCGCGATGATCGCGGGCATCTTCTTCCTGGGTACCGAGATCACTTCGATCCCCGCGTTGCTGCTGTACCGACCGGTGCTCCGCGATGGCAACTACCTGGTCGCGTCGAGTTCCGACAGTCGCGTGCTGCTGGGCGGATTCCTTGAGCTGTTGCTGGTCGTGACGGTCATCGGAACGGCGGTCACGCTCTACCCGGTGGTCAAGCGGCAGAACCACAGCATCGCCCTCGGCTACGTCTGCGGCCGGCTCCTGGAAGCCTCGATCATCGTGGTCGGTGCCGTCAGCGTCCTCACGGCTGTGACGCTACGGCAGGACCTCGGCGGTACGGCGGACAGCGCCGGCGTCGGTGTTGCCACCGTCGAGCGTTCTCTGGTGGCGATCCACGACTGGACCTTCCTGCTCGGGCCGAGCTGGGTGCTGGGAATCAACAGTGTCCTGCTGGCGTATCTGCTGTATCGCGCGGATCTGGTGCCGCGGGCAATCACCTTCCTGGGGATGGCCGGTGGCACGCTGGTCACGCTGTCGGCAACCGCGATGTTGTTCGGCGTCTACGGCCAGAGCGTCCACACAGTTCTGGCGTTGCCGGTGTTCGTCTGGGAGGTCAGTGTGGCGATCTGGATGATCGCCAGGGGCCTCAAGCCGTCAGCGAGCAGCCCCCCAGTGGTCGAAGGGAAGACACCGCTGCCTCTCGGCTGA
- a CDS encoding DUF4386 domain-containing protein, with protein MTGSLFIGSTVAFMVAATVLSMTFDWPDILRQPPDVVLPEFADGGASLVWTWFAVAWTYAVLAVPILLLPAALARRGDAALRVATYVGAASVLLALIGFLRWVFVVPALADSYMSGDEGTRSAVAAAWTAQHQYGGALLGEHLGQLLGIAWSVTVSVIILRSHVLPAWAGWLGLLASALYFVNQGDILATAVSGFPVWDLGGLIGSYLWAVWIIVLGVLLLRRVNTDAR; from the coding sequence GTGACGGGGAGCCTGTTCATCGGCTCGACCGTGGCGTTCATGGTCGCGGCGACGGTGTTGTCGATGACCTTCGACTGGCCCGACATTCTGCGGCAACCGCCGGACGTCGTACTGCCTGAGTTCGCGGATGGTGGCGCGAGTCTGGTGTGGACCTGGTTCGCGGTCGCCTGGACCTACGCCGTACTCGCAGTCCCGATCTTGCTGCTTCCGGCCGCCTTGGCTCGGCGCGGGGATGCAGCCCTGCGGGTGGCCACCTATGTCGGCGCCGCCTCGGTCTTACTGGCATTGATCGGGTTCCTGCGCTGGGTTTTCGTCGTACCGGCGCTGGCCGACTCGTACATGAGCGGTGACGAAGGCACCCGCTCGGCCGTGGCTGCGGCCTGGACCGCTCAGCACCAGTACGGCGGTGCGCTGCTGGGTGAACATCTCGGTCAGCTTCTCGGCATCGCCTGGTCGGTCACGGTCAGCGTGATCATCCTGCGCTCGCATGTGCTGCCCGCGTGGGCGGGTTGGCTGGGTCTGCTCGCGAGTGCCCTGTACTTCGTCAACCAGGGCGACATCCTCGCCACCGCAGTCTCGGGCTTCCCCGTCTGGGACCTGGGCGGCCTGATCGGCAGCTATCTCTGGGCCGTATGGATCATTGTCCTCGGCGTCCTGCTGCTCAGGCGGGTGAACACCGATGCCCGCTGA
- a CDS encoding calcium/sodium antiporter, which yields MVFRILLAVAGLVVLTFAADHLVLGSSRLAQRMQISPVVVGVVVIGLGTSAPEFLVSGVAAARGDTGLAVGNIAGSNILNLTLVLGIAALAGSVAVTSQVIRREVPLAVGAVTLFAFLAWAGLSPVTGVVLAVAGVCAVLVLLHWAGQGRGNQEVATEAAEFTQATATVDLPMQPSRLPAWFEPVRALLGLAGVLAGAQLLVSNASAIAADLGVPQVIIGFTLVALGTSLPELVTTVQAQRRGESDLVVGNLFGSNLFNSLVGGAIVGLASGSATPGRAAVALSVTMILTAGLAWMLLRRGLALNRIEALVLLAAYALTMPLLLST from the coding sequence GTGGTGTTTCGGATTCTGCTTGCCGTTGCCGGCTTGGTCGTGTTGACCTTCGCGGCCGATCATCTGGTGCTTGGATCCTCCCGGCTGGCACAACGGATGCAGATCAGTCCGGTCGTGGTCGGAGTCGTTGTCATCGGTCTGGGTACGTCGGCGCCCGAGTTCCTCGTCTCCGGTGTCGCCGCGGCGCGCGGGGACACCGGACTGGCGGTCGGCAACATAGCCGGGTCCAACATCCTCAACCTCACTCTCGTGCTCGGGATCGCCGCGCTGGCAGGATCGGTGGCTGTGACGTCACAGGTGATCCGGCGTGAGGTACCGCTGGCCGTCGGTGCTGTCACACTCTTCGCATTCCTGGCATGGGCGGGCCTGAGCCCGGTGACGGGCGTTGTGCTCGCCGTCGCGGGCGTGTGTGCGGTGCTGGTCCTGCTGCATTGGGCCGGCCAGGGCCGCGGTAACCAGGAGGTCGCGACCGAGGCCGCGGAGTTCACCCAAGCGACCGCGACCGTGGATTTGCCTATGCAGCCGTCGCGACTGCCGGCATGGTTCGAACCGGTGCGCGCGCTCCTCGGCCTGGCAGGAGTGCTGGCCGGAGCGCAACTCCTGGTGTCCAACGCGTCGGCGATCGCGGCCGATCTCGGCGTACCGCAGGTCATCATCGGGTTCACGTTGGTCGCGCTCGGTACGTCGTTACCTGAGCTGGTTACCACCGTTCAGGCTCAGCGCCGCGGCGAATCGGACCTCGTTGTCGGAAATCTGTTCGGCAGCAACTTGTTCAACAGCCTTGTCGGAGGCGCAATCGTCGGACTCGCATCCGGTTCGGCCACGCCTGGACGGGCCGCCGTCGCGCTGAGCGTCACGATGATCCTCACCGCCGGACTGGCCTGGATGCTACTGCGCCGAGGCCTCGCCCTGAACCGAATCGAAGCCCTGGTCCTCCTCGCCGCCTATGCACTCACCATGCCGCTGCTGCTCTCAACGTGA
- a CDS encoding CBS domain-containing protein, translated as MHAEQMAEEFPVVSLDTDALEAVSLLATRRLPGLIVIDDKGRPHSVLPASQVVRFLVPSYVQDDPSLARVIDEPLADQVASKLAGLTVRKLLPSEPVELPVVNHDDTVLEVAAIMARLRCPLVAVVKDHEIIGAITASRLLELVVSTH; from the coding sequence GTGCACGCAGAGCAGATGGCCGAGGAGTTCCCAGTGGTCAGCCTGGACACGGACGCCCTCGAGGCCGTGTCGTTGCTGGCGACCCGTCGGCTGCCGGGGCTCATCGTGATCGACGACAAAGGGCGTCCGCACTCGGTGTTGCCCGCCTCGCAGGTGGTGCGGTTCCTGGTGCCGAGCTATGTCCAGGACGATCCGTCGCTGGCGAGGGTGATCGACGAGCCGTTGGCCGATCAGGTGGCGAGCAAGCTGGCCGGTCTGACGGTCCGCAAGCTGCTCCCGTCCGAGCCGGTCGAGCTGCCGGTCGTCAACCACGACGACACTGTGCTCGAAGTCGCGGCGATCATGGCTCGGCTGCGCTGTCCACTGGTCGCCGTTGTGAAGGACCACGAGATCATCGGCGCGATCACCGCGTCCCGCCTGCTGGAGCTCGTCGTCTCTACACACTGA
- a CDS encoding ArsB/NhaD family transporter: protein MTAIALVVFLAAYVLIATEWTHKLLAALGGAGVLFALGVTDPDHAFYSQETGIDWNVIFLLLGMMIIVGVLRRTGVFEYVAIWAAKRAKGSPLRVMILLTLITAIASAFLDNVTTVLLIAPVTLLVCDRLGISPVPFLIAEVMASNIGGTATLIGDPPNIIIASRSGLTFNDFLIHLTPLVMIQLLVFVLVLPRLFKGSFAADPDRVEDVLRLNEREAIQDTRLLIKCGVVLLAVFTGFIGHAIFHIEPAVVALLGAGLLILISKVPTKDYMGSVEWQTLLFFAGLFVMVGALVKTGLISDLARAVGNATDGKPLLATMLILVVSAVLSGIVDNIPYVATMSPVVLELTKNVTDPAHAHALWWALAAGADFGGNATAVGASANVVVIGIALRAGHPISFWEFTRKGVVITAITIIVSAPYLWLRYFVLS, encoded by the coding sequence GTGACTGCGATCGCCTTGGTCGTCTTCCTCGCTGCGTATGTCCTGATTGCTACCGAGTGGACGCACAAGTTGCTGGCCGCGCTCGGCGGAGCCGGCGTTTTGTTCGCGCTCGGCGTCACCGACCCCGACCATGCGTTCTACTCGCAGGAGACCGGGATCGACTGGAACGTCATCTTCCTCCTGCTCGGCATGATGATCATCGTCGGCGTGCTCCGCCGTACGGGCGTCTTCGAGTACGTCGCGATCTGGGCGGCCAAGCGGGCCAAAGGATCGCCGCTGCGGGTGATGATCCTGCTGACGCTGATCACCGCGATCGCCTCAGCGTTCCTCGACAACGTGACCACGGTGCTGCTGATCGCGCCGGTCACACTCCTGGTTTGTGACCGGCTCGGCATCAGCCCGGTACCGTTCCTGATCGCCGAAGTGATGGCCTCGAACATCGGCGGCACCGCGACGCTGATCGGCGACCCGCCGAACATCATCATCGCCAGCCGCTCCGGCCTCACTTTCAACGACTTCCTGATCCACCTGACCCCGCTGGTCATGATCCAGCTGCTCGTCTTCGTCCTGGTGCTGCCCCGGTTGTTCAAGGGTTCCTTCGCTGCCGATCCAGATCGGGTCGAGGACGTTCTGCGGCTGAACGAGCGTGAGGCGATCCAGGACACTCGACTGCTGATCAAGTGCGGGGTCGTCCTGCTGGCAGTGTTCACCGGCTTCATCGGCCACGCCATCTTTCACATCGAGCCGGCAGTCGTCGCCCTTCTCGGCGCCGGCCTGCTGATCCTGATCTCGAAGGTGCCGACGAAGGACTACATGGGCAGCGTCGAGTGGCAGACGCTGCTGTTCTTCGCCGGGCTCTTCGTCATGGTGGGCGCGCTGGTCAAGACGGGCCTGATCAGCGACCTGGCCCGAGCCGTGGGCAATGCGACCGACGGCAAGCCGTTGCTGGCCACCATGCTCATCCTGGTCGTCTCCGCTGTCTTGTCCGGGATCGTCGACAACATCCCGTACGTCGCCACTATGAGCCCCGTCGTCCTGGAACTCACCAAGAACGTCACCGACCCCGCCCACGCCCACGCCCTGTGGTGGGCCCTGGCAGCCGGCGCCGACTTCGGCGGCAACGCAACCGCCGTCGGCGCCAGCGCCAACGTCGTCGTGATCGGCATCGCGTTGCGCGCCGGCCACCCGATCAGCTTCTGGGAGTTCACCCGCAAAGGGGTCGTAATTACCGCGATCACCATCATCGTCTCGGCGCCCTATCTCTGGCTGCGGTACTTCGTCCTGTCCTAA
- a CDS encoding DUF4383 domain-containing protein translates to MRSEVAPAPSPPQLAALWLAGAFISLAGFGLVQYVDSLAPWIPGPESVVSGLFQTPLAHAVAHLALGAVALLAAGSTRTCVVFLAAVGGAMLMLVGYGLLDDSPALPSLVPDPGADAWLHLVLAVGAIGAACLTALPRRLVSS, encoded by the coding sequence GTGCGATCCGAAGTAGCCCCCGCACCCTCGCCACCCCAGCTTGCCGCGCTGTGGCTCGCAGGTGCGTTCATCTCGCTGGCAGGCTTCGGACTTGTCCAGTACGTCGACAGTCTGGCGCCGTGGATCCCGGGACCTGAGTCGGTGGTCTCGGGACTCTTCCAGACCCCCCTCGCACACGCTGTCGCCCACCTGGCCCTCGGCGCAGTCGCGCTCCTGGCGGCCGGATCAACTCGAACGTGTGTCGTCTTCCTGGCCGCGGTCGGCGGGGCGATGCTGATGCTCGTCGGCTACGGACTACTGGACGACAGTCCGGCGTTGCCCAGCCTCGTGCCCGACCCGGGCGCAGACGCGTGGCTCCACCTCGTCCTCGCGGTCGGCGCGATCGGCGCCGCGTGCCTGACCGCGCTGCCGCGCCGCCTGGTGAGCTCCTGA
- a CDS encoding STAS domain-containing protein: protein MTDATRTPLPQKAIVTISDADLSSGLTALRWRLRSVVMEGACLVVIDLSDIGEMSSTLLAALLDTHRVCRQRGGGVVIRHAGRKMTDVLRRTGLDRVFAVEVA from the coding sequence ATGACCGATGCTACCCGTACTCCGCTCCCGCAGAAGGCCATCGTGACGATCTCCGATGCGGATCTGAGCAGCGGCTTGACCGCGCTGCGCTGGCGTCTGCGTAGTGTGGTGATGGAGGGGGCCTGCCTGGTCGTCATCGACCTCTCCGACATCGGTGAGATGTCGTCGACACTCCTGGCGGCTCTGCTGGACACCCACCGTGTGTGTCGCCAGCGGGGCGGAGGCGTCGTGATCCGGCACGCCGGCCGCAAGATGACCGACGTACTTCGCCGCACCGGTCTCGACCGCGTCTTCGCCGTCGAGGTCGCGTGA